One segment of Triticum aestivum cultivar Chinese Spring chromosome 2A, IWGSC CS RefSeq v2.1, whole genome shotgun sequence DNA contains the following:
- the LOC123184542 gene encoding uncharacterized protein isoform X3, giving the protein MKENPSISVTILLAYLILAIGGKEVKCIRREENTSGVPLNQKVNKTILVDGRDVYDCIDVNLQLAFSHPLLKDHKIQMEPSSFPQSISTKSPSMDVIPQAQLPLIECPTGMIPILRNNRRVQTPIETIDKVTTNEEHEVAGVEYYDELYGTRAKINIYNPMVKNNNGIGAGSWVYPSYSGDNSARFHVAWVDGLKTCPDHDCGVFVQVSSSVGLGGRLKPVSVYKGPQYMIDVAIFKDPVTKHWWVAYGPQNIHIGYWPREIFHFMKDQCNYALWGGYVQGPTASSDSPQMGSGHFASEGLGKAAFVRNIEILNKKNKYVIPDENKFGYVTTNLSKYTAKGSVDGYSQFGVHTYYGGPGGFV; this is encoded by the exons ATGAAAGAAAATCCATCTATTAGTGTGACCATTCTCTTAGCATATCTTATTCTAGCCATCGGAGGAAAAGAAGTAAAGTGTATCAGACGAGAAGAAAATACTAGCGGGGTCCCACTGAATCAAAAAGTCAATAAGACTATTCTG GTTGACGGAAGAGATGTTTATGACTGCATCGATGTGAATCTACAACTAGCCTTTAGCCATCCACTACTAAAAGACCACAAAATCCAG ATGGAACCAAGCTCTTTCCCACAAAGTATTTCTACCAAATCTCCGTCGATGGATGTCATCCCACAGGCCCAATTGCCCTTGATTGAGTGCCCTACAGGAATGATTCCGATATTGCGTAACAATAGAAGGGTCCAGACGCCAATAGAAACTATTGATAAAGTGACTAccaatgaagaacatgag GTTGCAGGAGTGGAGTATTATGATGAGCTATATGGAACGCGGGCTAAAATAAATATCTATAATCCTATGGTGAAAAATAATA ATGGGATCGGGGCTGGTTCTTGGGTATATCCAAGCTACAGTGGTGACAACTCTGCTAGGTTTCATGTTGCTTGG GTTGATGGCTTAAAGACTTGCCCTGATCATGATTGTGGCGTTTTCGTGCAAGTTAGCTCAAGTGTTGGTCTAGGAGGAAGACTTAAACCAGTTTCTGTCTATAAAGGACCACAATACATGATAGATGTTGCTATTTTCAAG GATCCAGTGACTAAACATTGGTGGGTGGCTTATGGTCCACAAAACATACATATTGGATACTGGCCAAGAGAAATTTTCCATTTCATGAAGGATCAATGTAATTATGCATTATGGGGTGGATATGTTCAAGGTCCGACAGCATCATCAGACTCTCCACAAATGGGTAGTGGCCATTTTGCTTCCGAAGGACTTGGAAAAGCAGCATTTGTGAGAAATATCGAAATTTTAAATAAGAAAAACAAGTATGTTATTCCAGATGAAAATAAATTTGGGTATGTCACCACCAATTTATCCAAATATACTGCAAAAGGTTCTGTTGATGGATATAGTCAGTTTGGTGTGCATACTTACTATGGTGGACCTGGTGGTTTTGTTTGA
- the LOC123184542 gene encoding uncharacterized protein isoform X2, which yields MKENPSISVTILLAYLILAIGGKEVKCIRREENTSGVPLNQKVNKTILVDGRDVYDCIDVNLQLAFSHPLLKDHKIQMEPSSFPQSISTKSPSMDVIPQAQLPLIECPTGMIPILRNNRRVQTPIETIDKVTTNEEHEVAGVEYYDELYGTRAKINIYNPMVKNNSVADGIGAGSWVYPSYSGDNSARFHVAWVDGLKTCPDHDCGVFVQVSSSVGLGGRLKPVSVYKGPQYMIDVAIFKDPVTKHWWVAYGPQNIHIGYWPREIFHFMKDQCNYALWGGYVQGPTASSDSPQMGSGHFASEGLGKAAFVRNIEILNKKNKYVIPDENKFGYVTTNLSKYTAKGSVDGYSQFGVHTYYGGPGGFV from the exons ATGAAAGAAAATCCATCTATTAGTGTGACCATTCTCTTAGCATATCTTATTCTAGCCATCGGAGGAAAAGAAGTAAAGTGTATCAGACGAGAAGAAAATACTAGCGGGGTCCCACTGAATCAAAAAGTCAATAAGACTATTCTG GTTGACGGAAGAGATGTTTATGACTGCATCGATGTGAATCTACAACTAGCCTTTAGCCATCCACTACTAAAAGACCACAAAATCCAG ATGGAACCAAGCTCTTTCCCACAAAGTATTTCTACCAAATCTCCGTCGATGGATGTCATCCCACAGGCCCAATTGCCCTTGATTGAGTGCCCTACAGGAATGATTCCGATATTGCGTAACAATAGAAGGGTCCAGACGCCAATAGAAACTATTGATAAAGTGACTAccaatgaagaacatgag GTTGCAGGAGTGGAGTATTATGATGAGCTATATGGAACGCGGGCTAAAATAAATATCTATAATCCTATGGTGAAAAATAATA GTGTTGCAGATGGGATCGGGGCTGGTTCTTGGGTATATCCAAGCTACAGTGGTGACAACTCTGCTAGGTTTCATGTTGCTTGG GTTGATGGCTTAAAGACTTGCCCTGATCATGATTGTGGCGTTTTCGTGCAAGTTAGCTCAAGTGTTGGTCTAGGAGGAAGACTTAAACCAGTTTCTGTCTATAAAGGACCACAATACATGATAGATGTTGCTATTTTCAAG GATCCAGTGACTAAACATTGGTGGGTGGCTTATGGTCCACAAAACATACATATTGGATACTGGCCAAGAGAAATTTTCCATTTCATGAAGGATCAATGTAATTATGCATTATGGGGTGGATATGTTCAAGGTCCGACAGCATCATCAGACTCTCCACAAATGGGTAGTGGCCATTTTGCTTCCGAAGGACTTGGAAAAGCAGCATTTGTGAGAAATATCGAAATTTTAAATAAGAAAAACAAGTATGTTATTCCAGATGAAAATAAATTTGGGTATGTCACCACCAATTTATCCAAATATACTGCAAAAGGTTCTGTTGATGGATATAGTCAGTTTGGTGTGCATACTTACTATGGTGGACCTGGTGGTTTTGTTTGA
- the LOC123184542 gene encoding uncharacterized protein isoform X1: MKENPSISVTILLAYLILAIGGKEVKCIRREENTSGVPLNQKVNKTILVDGRDVYDCIDVNLQLAFSHPLLKDHKIQMEPSSFPQSISTKSPSMDVIPQAQLPLIECPTGMIPILRNNRRVQTPIETIDKVTTNEEHEVAGVEYYDELYGTRAKINIYNPMVKNNSKDLSASWIQINKIIKAGVADGIGAGSWVYPSYSGDNSARFHVAWVDGLKTCPDHDCGVFVQVSSSVGLGGRLKPVSVYKGPQYMIDVAIFKDPVTKHWWVAYGPQNIHIGYWPREIFHFMKDQCNYALWGGYVQGPTASSDSPQMGSGHFASEGLGKAAFVRNIEILNKKNKYVIPDENKFGYVTTNLSKYTAKGSVDGYSQFGVHTYYGGPGGFV, encoded by the exons ATGAAAGAAAATCCATCTATTAGTGTGACCATTCTCTTAGCATATCTTATTCTAGCCATCGGAGGAAAAGAAGTAAAGTGTATCAGACGAGAAGAAAATACTAGCGGGGTCCCACTGAATCAAAAAGTCAATAAGACTATTCTG GTTGACGGAAGAGATGTTTATGACTGCATCGATGTGAATCTACAACTAGCCTTTAGCCATCCACTACTAAAAGACCACAAAATCCAG ATGGAACCAAGCTCTTTCCCACAAAGTATTTCTACCAAATCTCCGTCGATGGATGTCATCCCACAGGCCCAATTGCCCTTGATTGAGTGCCCTACAGGAATGATTCCGATATTGCGTAACAATAGAAGGGTCCAGACGCCAATAGAAACTATTGATAAAGTGACTAccaatgaagaacatgag GTTGCAGGAGTGGAGTATTATGATGAGCTATATGGAACGCGGGCTAAAATAAATATCTATAATCCTATGGTGAAAAATAATAGTAAGGATCTAAGTGCATCATGGATACAAATTAATAAGATAATAAAAGCAGGTGTTGCAGATGGGATCGGGGCTGGTTCTTGGGTATATCCAAGCTACAGTGGTGACAACTCTGCTAGGTTTCATGTTGCTTGG GTTGATGGCTTAAAGACTTGCCCTGATCATGATTGTGGCGTTTTCGTGCAAGTTAGCTCAAGTGTTGGTCTAGGAGGAAGACTTAAACCAGTTTCTGTCTATAAAGGACCACAATACATGATAGATGTTGCTATTTTCAAG GATCCAGTGACTAAACATTGGTGGGTGGCTTATGGTCCACAAAACATACATATTGGATACTGGCCAAGAGAAATTTTCCATTTCATGAAGGATCAATGTAATTATGCATTATGGGGTGGATATGTTCAAGGTCCGACAGCATCATCAGACTCTCCACAAATGGGTAGTGGCCATTTTGCTTCCGAAGGACTTGGAAAAGCAGCATTTGTGAGAAATATCGAAATTTTAAATAAGAAAAACAAGTATGTTATTCCAGATGAAAATAAATTTGGGTATGTCACCACCAATTTATCCAAATATACTGCAAAAGGTTCTGTTGATGGATATAGTCAGTTTGGTGTGCATACTTACTATGGTGGACCTGGTGGTTTTGTTTGA